One Cuculus canorus isolate bCucCan1 chromosome 2, bCucCan1.pri, whole genome shotgun sequence genomic region harbors:
- the ATPSCKMT gene encoding ATP synthase subunit C lysine N-methyltransferase — MSKSLLNDSPAAGLQTDCEGSSRRRSWGLFVTAGVGGTLVALYAVATPFVTPALRKICLPFVPATSTQIQNVLKMLETRSGSLVDIGSGDGRIVIAAAKRGFKAVGYELNPWLVWYSRYRAWRDGVHQNAKFYISDLWKVSLSHYTNVVVFGVPQMMPQLEKKLEEELECDARIIACRFPFPCWIPDHTTGEGIDTVWAYDLKHSRRCETKILEVTPETKF, encoded by the exons ATGTCCAAGTCGCTGCTGAATgacagccctgctgcaggcCTGCAAACGGACTGTGAGGGCAGCTCcagaaggaggagctgggggcTGTTTGTCACTGCTGGTGTTGGTGGCACCTTGGTGGCACTTTATGCTGTGGCCACCCCCTTTGTGACCCCGGCTCTGAGGAAAATATGCCTGCCCTTCGTTCCTGCAACTTCCACTCAGATCCAGAATGTGCTGAAGATGTTGGAAACCAGAAGTGGCTCCCTAGTTGACATTGGTAGCGGAGATGGCCGTATT GTGATAGCAGCTGCAAAAAGGGGATTCAAAGCTGTTGGTTATGAATTAAATCCCTGGCTAGTCTGGTACTCCCGATACCGTGCCTGGAGAGATGGGGTACATCAGAATGctaaattttatatttcagactTATGGAAG gttTCTCTTTCCCATTACACGAATGTTGTTGTTTTTGGGGTACCTCAAATG ATGCCACAGTTGGAGAAAAAGCTAGAAGAAGAACTTGAATGTGATGCCAGAATCATTGCCTGTCGATTTCCTTTCCCTTGCTGGATCCCAGATCATACTACTGGAGAGGGAATAGACACTGTATGGGCCTATGATTTGAAACATTCTAGACGATGTGAAACAAAAATCTTGGAAGTTACACCAGAGACAAAATTctaa